In the Drosophila biarmipes strain raj3 chromosome X, RU_DBia_V1.1, whole genome shotgun sequence genome, one interval contains:
- the LOC108023959 gene encoding glutamate--cysteine ligase, whose product MGLLSEGSPLSWEETKALADHVREHGVNQFINLYHRLKDRQGDILKWGDEVEYIIVKFDDEQKVARVALRAQDLLAELNEKELADPKGVKSLWRPEYGAYMIEGTPGKPFGGLMAHFNLVEANMRYRREEVTELLAKDECVMSITNFPRLGAPNFTYPPAQPRPEDPLSSARSLYFPDEAIFPGHPRFKTLTRNIRKRRGEKVSIKLKVFKDTKTKLPVEGAPPGEPDVVLLDAMGFGMGCCCLQLTFQACNITEARRLYDQLAPLCPIMLALTAASPIYRGYLTESDCRWNVISSSVDCRTEEERGLVPLDKQKFRIAKSRYDSIDSYLSPEGAKYNDVPLTYDETVYQRLIEGGIDHLLAQHVAHLFIRDTVSLFSEKVHQNDNEDTDHFENIQSTNWQTMRFKPPPPNSSIGWRVEFRPCEAQISDFENAAIVCFVVLLTRVILSYQLNFLTPISKVDENMQTAQKRDACRKEKFWFRKSSKTTEQRAAKAQAQAQAQAQGQTNGKATLNGNGLANGNGSENGDQEEQQPLTNGTAKLNGHGNTNGTTNGTTNGTTNGTTNGSSNGADSDHTDTDDEENELFQLLSINEIFNGKPNVFPGLVPLIRSYLQSMEVDTDTHCTIEQYLRFIEKRAAGELITTATWMREQVLSHPDYKQDSVVSERINYDLLKRIQGIQEGKQVEPALLGQGYHSKTKTKEFIPPALQKQLAKNGCCEEK is encoded by the exons ATGGGTCTACTGAGCGAGGGCAGTCCACTCTCCTGGGAGGAGACCAAGGCACTGGCGGACCACGTCCGCGAGCACGGTGTCAACCAGTTCATCAACCTGTACCACAGACTCAAGGACCGCCAGGGCGACATTCTCAAGTGGGGCGACGAGGTGGAGTACATCATTGTGAAGTTCGACGATGAGCAGAAGGTGGCCCGCGTGGCGCTGCGCGCCCAGGATCTGCTGGCCGAGCTGAACGAGAAGGAGCTGGCCGATCCCAAGGGCGTCAAGTCGCTGTGGCGTCCCGAGTACGGTGCCTACATGATCGAGGGCACTCCCGGCAAGCCCTTCGGCGGCCTGATGGCCCACTTCAACCTGGTGGAGGCCAACATGCGCTACCGTCGCGAGGAGGTCACCGAGCTGTTGGCCAAGGACGAGTGCGTCATGTCCATCACGAATTTCCCGCGCCTGGGCGCGCCGAATTTCACCTATCCCCCGGCCCAGCCGCGTCCCGAGGATCCACTCAGCTCGGCCCGCTCGCTCTACTTTCCGGACGAGGCCATCTTTCCGGGTCATCCGCGCTTCAAGACCCTCACCCGTAACATTCGCAAGCGACGCGGCGAGAAGGTGTCCATCAAGCTGAAGG TTTTCAAGGACACCAAGACCAAGCTGCCGGTGGAGGGTGCTCCGCCCGGGGAGCCCGATGTGGTGCTCCTGGACGCCATGGGCTTCGGCatgggctgctgctgcctgcaGCTGACCTTCCAGGCCTGCAACATCACGGAGGCGCGCCGCCTCTACGACCAGCTGGCTCCCCTGTGCCCCATCATGTTGGCCCTGACGGCCGCCTCGCCCATTTACCGGGGCTACCTCACCGAGTCGGACTGCCGCTGGAATGTGATCAGCTCGTCGGTGGACTGCCGCACCGAGGAGGAACGCGGACTGGTGCCGCTGGATAAGCAAAAGTTCCGCATTGCCAAGTCGCGATACGATTCCATCGACTCGTACCTGTCGCCCGAGGGAGCCAAGTACAACGATGTGCCGCTCACCTACGATGAGACAGTGTACCAGCGTCTAATCGAGGGCGGCATCGATCATCTGCTGGCCCAGCATGTGGCCCATCTGTTCATCCGCGACACGGTGTCGCTGTTCAGCGAGAAGGTGCACCAGAACGACAACGAGGACACCGATCATTTCGAGAACATCCAGTCGACCAACTGGCAGACCATGCGCTTcaagccgccgccgccgaacAGCTCGATTGGCTGGCGCGTGGAGTTCCGACCGTGCGAGGCGCAGATCAGTGATTTCGAGAACGCGGCCATCGTCTGCTTCGTGGTGCTGCTCACCCGGGTGATCCTCTCCTACCAGCTGAACTTCCTCACGCCGATCAGCAAGGTGGACGAGAACATGCAGACGGCCCAGAAGCGCGATGCCTGTCGCAAGGAGAAGTTCTGGTTCCGCAAATCCTCGAAGACCACCGAGCAAAGGGCGGCCAAGGCGCAGGCCCAGGCCCAAGCTCAGGCCCAGGGCCAGACCAATGGCAAGGCCACCTTGAACGGCAATGGACTggccaatggcaatggcagcgAGAACGGCgaccaggaggagcagcagcctcTCACCAACGGTACGGCCAAGTTGAATGGGCATGGCAACACCAATGGCACCACCAATGGCACCACCAACGGCACCACCAACGGCACCACCAATGGCTCCTCCAATGGCGCAGATAGCGATCACACCGACACCGATGACGAGGAGAACGAGCTGTTCCAGCTGCTGTCCATCAATGAGATTTTCAATGGAAAG CCCAATGTGTTTCCCGGTCTGGTGCCATTGATCCGCAGCTATTTGCAGTCCATGGAGGTGGACACCGATACGCATTGCACCATTGAACAGTATCTGCGCTTTATTGAGAAGCGTGCCGCCGGCGAGCTGATCACCACGGCCACCTGGATGCGTGAGCAGGTGCTCAGCCACCCGGACTACAA GCAAGACTCCGTGGTGAGCGAGCGCATCAACTACGATCTGCTGAAGCGCATCCAGGGCATCCAGGAGGGCAAGCAGGTGGAGCCGGCGCTGCTCGGCCAGGGCTATCATTCCAAGACGAAGACGAAAGAGTTCATTCCGCCGGCGCTGCAGAAGCAACTGGCCAAGAACGGCTGCTGCGAGGAGAAATGA
- the LOC108023958 gene encoding NCK-interacting protein with SH3 domain isoform X1: protein MATAEAAGAGEGGASGPSGAGAPGAAGGTDIGLGIGIGIEMLKALYDFQAVYPKTISFDEGEYFILYQTSARQRNWWQVVSMKGNIGFVPSNYVMKIKVEHDFLISFLNSSIESLEKCTDHEINGIMSKDELLDRLREKKHTMERLYAESSERDGDSSLSYSQSYSDKGSHRHSHPHPTQSQTQLHSQHRQHSPPPSGSGGGPQRLDMSKKSMSSPAVGSTCGALQNQAMIESPSMGSMQFQGSSCTIQTPQQQQPLPPAPAPAPSPAPATPTAAATSKATVGGDVAQDNSITSEPSETTTTTTTTSEDVVTTYKETSQMSTSQQHKPANGSTASASISASASASALRSSGGNGHGNGNGSTAARHQELQQEEADSAPDKSDDASAVPSDDGCQANGDSADNSQALDSIDSPSHRQRGLSLGRIEEGATGGGQLKVESSDVYQIVDALRRNTNLSFDLSCEALRVVLTSLEQLYNGAINPYLEAVAVHVTGKVATPKELLGITHDAKRLQYLFAQLADCKNDTEQRTWMLYEDEEDIIQFLEELVEILINADESISCYEMSCDQYQMFINLVQYYQMETRWSIKRLLLKTFTAACHLDYIIVDILLTSVLPLEIVEDMKTHFANLDRFKQLVKMLTIIFSLGQPMPVNHQDYLGVHFASFLLEIVEGNNPELLVDMVIALILAFNQQFSDHTFNVIIEGMQNLPSAKVFTEKLLLLLNREDDPTRLLKHPNEHMNTVLRMFIDIFSHSDTAGMFYTNDIKVLIDIVVRQLSDLDAGSSTRPCYLELCRRILRNTNYQEHQHRKHDLMKIFTRIFCEETECSASDQQLVREIANEFPQLFKA, encoded by the exons ATGG CGACAGCAGAggcagcaggagctggagaagGCGGAGCAAGTGGCCCCAGTGGAGCAGGAgcaccaggagcagcaggaggcaCTGACATCGGCTTGGGCATCGGCATAGGCATCGAGATGCTGAAGGCCCTGTACGACTTCCAGGCGGTCTATCCCAAGACCATTAGCTTCGATGAGGGCGAGTACTTCATCCTGTACCAGACGTCCGCCCGCCAGCGCAATTGGTGGCAAGTGGTCAGCATGAAGGGCAACATCGGCTTCGTGCCCTCCAATTACGTAATGAAGATTAAG GTGGAGCACGACTTTCTCATCAGCTTTCTGAACTCCTCGATAGAATCGCTGGAGAAGTGCACGGACCATGAGATCAATGGCATCATGTCCAAGGACGAGCTGCTGGACAGGCTGCGCGAGAAGAAGCACACCATGGAGCGACTCTACGCG GAGAGTTCCGAGCGCGATGGCGACTCCTCGCTGTCCTACTCGCAGAGCTACAGCGACAAGGGCAGCCACCGGCACTCGCATCCCCATCCCACCCAGTCCCAGACGCAGCTCCATTCCCAGCACCGCCAGCACAGTCCACCGCCCAGCGGCAGTGGCGGTGGCCCCCAGCGCCTGGACATGAGCAAGAAGAGCATGTCCAGCCCGGCGGTGGGCTCTACGTGCGGCGCCCTGCAAAACCAGGCCATGATTGAGTCGCCCAGCATGGGCAGCATGCAGTTCCAGGGCAGCAGCTGCACCATCCAgacgccgcagcagcagcagccgctaCCGCCAGCGCCAGCGCCAGCTCCATCACCAGCTCCAGCCACGCCCACGGCGGCCGCAACGAGCAAGGCAACCGTCGGCGGGGATGTGGCGCAGGACAATAGCATCACGTCAGAGCCCTCGGAGACGACAACGACCACTACGACGACCAGCGAGGATGTGGTCACCACATACAAGGAGACCAGCCAGATGAGCACCAGCCAGCAGCACAAGCCGGCGAATGGCAGCACTGCCTCGGCATCCATTTCCGCATCCGCCTCGGCTTCGGCTTTgcgcagcagcggcggcaatGGCCATGGCAACGGCAACGGGAGCACGGCTGCCCGGCACCAGGAACTGCAGCAGGAAGAGGCGGACAGTGCGCCGGACAAGTCGGATGATGCCAGCGCCGTGCCGAGTGATGATGGCTGCCAGGCCAACGGCGACAGTGCGGACAATAGTCAGGCACTGGACAGCATCGATAGTCCTTCGCATCGGCAGCGCGGTCTGAGTCTGGGCAGGATCGAGGAGGGAGCCACGGGCGGGGGTCAGCTGAAGGTTGAGTCCTCCGATGTCTACCAGATTGTGGACGCACTGCGGCGGAACACAAACCTCAGCTTCGACCTCTCCTGCGAGGCGTTGCGCGTGGTGCTGACCAGCCTGGAGCAGCTTTACAATGGGGCCATCAATCCGTACCTGGAGGCAGTGGCCGTCCATGTCACCGGCAAGGTGGCCACGCCCAAGGAGCTGCTGGGCATCACGCACGACGCCAAGCGGCTGCAGTACCTCTTCGCCCAGCTGGCCGACTGCAAGAACGACACGGAGCAGCGCACCTGGATGCTctacgaggacgaggaggacaTCATCCAGTTCCTCGAGGAGCTCGTCGAGATTCTG ATCAACGCTGATGAGAGCATCAGTTGCTACGAGATGTCCTGCGATCAGTACCAGATGTTCATCAACCTGGTGCAATACTATCAGATGGAGACGCGCTGGTCCATCAAGCGGCTGCTGCTCAAGACCTTCACGGCCGCCTGCCATCTGGACTACATCATTGTGGACATACTGCTGACCTCGGTGCTGCCCCTGGAGATT GTGGAGGACATGAAGACGCACTTCGCCAACCTGGATCGCTTCAAGCAGCTGGTCAAGATGCTGACCATCATCTTCTCCCTTGGGCAGCCCATGCCGGTCAATCATCAGG ACTATTTGGGCGTGCACTTTGCCAGCTTTCTGCTGGAAATTGTCGAGGGAAATAATCCGGAGCTCCTGGTGGACATGGTCATTGCCTTGATATTGGCCTTTAACCAGCAATTCAGCGATCATACCTTCAATGTTATCATCGAGGGCATGCAGAACCTGCCCTCCGCCAAGGTGTTTACGGAGAAGCTGCTGCTACTGCTCAATCGAGAAG ATGATCCCACGCGCTTGCTAAAGCATCCTAACGAGCACATGAACACGGTGCTGCGGATGTTCATCGACATATTCAGCCACTCCGATACGGCGGGCATGTTCTACACGAACGACATCAAGGTGCTGATCGATATAGTGGTTCGCCAGCTATCCGACTTGGACGCCGGCAGCTCG ACGCGACCCTGCTACTTGGAGCTGTGCCGCCGCATCCTACGCAACACGAACTACCAGGAGCACCAACACCGCAAGCACGACCTCATGAAGATCTTCACGCGCATCTTCTGCGAGGAGACCGAGTGCAGTGCCTCCGACCAGCAGTTGGTGCGGGAGATAGCCAACGAGTTCCCGCAGCTGTTCAAGGCCTAA
- the LOC108023958 gene encoding NCK-interacting protein with SH3 domain isoform X2, producing MLKALYDFQAVYPKTISFDEGEYFILYQTSARQRNWWQVVSMKGNIGFVPSNYVMKIKVEHDFLISFLNSSIESLEKCTDHEINGIMSKDELLDRLREKKHTMERLYAESSERDGDSSLSYSQSYSDKGSHRHSHPHPTQSQTQLHSQHRQHSPPPSGSGGGPQRLDMSKKSMSSPAVGSTCGALQNQAMIESPSMGSMQFQGSSCTIQTPQQQQPLPPAPAPAPSPAPATPTAAATSKATVGGDVAQDNSITSEPSETTTTTTTTSEDVVTTYKETSQMSTSQQHKPANGSTASASISASASASALRSSGGNGHGNGNGSTAARHQELQQEEADSAPDKSDDASAVPSDDGCQANGDSADNSQALDSIDSPSHRQRGLSLGRIEEGATGGGQLKVESSDVYQIVDALRRNTNLSFDLSCEALRVVLTSLEQLYNGAINPYLEAVAVHVTGKVATPKELLGITHDAKRLQYLFAQLADCKNDTEQRTWMLYEDEEDIIQFLEELVEILINADESISCYEMSCDQYQMFINLVQYYQMETRWSIKRLLLKTFTAACHLDYIIVDILLTSVLPLEIVEDMKTHFANLDRFKQLVKMLTIIFSLGQPMPVNHQDYLGVHFASFLLEIVEGNNPELLVDMVIALILAFNQQFSDHTFNVIIEGMQNLPSAKVFTEKLLLLLNREDDPTRLLKHPNEHMNTVLRMFIDIFSHSDTAGMFYTNDIKVLIDIVVRQLSDLDAGSSTRPCYLELCRRILRNTNYQEHQHRKHDLMKIFTRIFCEETECSASDQQLVREIANEFPQLFKA from the exons ATGCTGAAGGCCCTGTACGACTTCCAGGCGGTCTATCCCAAGACCATTAGCTTCGATGAGGGCGAGTACTTCATCCTGTACCAGACGTCCGCCCGCCAGCGCAATTGGTGGCAAGTGGTCAGCATGAAGGGCAACATCGGCTTCGTGCCCTCCAATTACGTAATGAAGATTAAG GTGGAGCACGACTTTCTCATCAGCTTTCTGAACTCCTCGATAGAATCGCTGGAGAAGTGCACGGACCATGAGATCAATGGCATCATGTCCAAGGACGAGCTGCTGGACAGGCTGCGCGAGAAGAAGCACACCATGGAGCGACTCTACGCG GAGAGTTCCGAGCGCGATGGCGACTCCTCGCTGTCCTACTCGCAGAGCTACAGCGACAAGGGCAGCCACCGGCACTCGCATCCCCATCCCACCCAGTCCCAGACGCAGCTCCATTCCCAGCACCGCCAGCACAGTCCACCGCCCAGCGGCAGTGGCGGTGGCCCCCAGCGCCTGGACATGAGCAAGAAGAGCATGTCCAGCCCGGCGGTGGGCTCTACGTGCGGCGCCCTGCAAAACCAGGCCATGATTGAGTCGCCCAGCATGGGCAGCATGCAGTTCCAGGGCAGCAGCTGCACCATCCAgacgccgcagcagcagcagccgctaCCGCCAGCGCCAGCGCCAGCTCCATCACCAGCTCCAGCCACGCCCACGGCGGCCGCAACGAGCAAGGCAACCGTCGGCGGGGATGTGGCGCAGGACAATAGCATCACGTCAGAGCCCTCGGAGACGACAACGACCACTACGACGACCAGCGAGGATGTGGTCACCACATACAAGGAGACCAGCCAGATGAGCACCAGCCAGCAGCACAAGCCGGCGAATGGCAGCACTGCCTCGGCATCCATTTCCGCATCCGCCTCGGCTTCGGCTTTgcgcagcagcggcggcaatGGCCATGGCAACGGCAACGGGAGCACGGCTGCCCGGCACCAGGAACTGCAGCAGGAAGAGGCGGACAGTGCGCCGGACAAGTCGGATGATGCCAGCGCCGTGCCGAGTGATGATGGCTGCCAGGCCAACGGCGACAGTGCGGACAATAGTCAGGCACTGGACAGCATCGATAGTCCTTCGCATCGGCAGCGCGGTCTGAGTCTGGGCAGGATCGAGGAGGGAGCCACGGGCGGGGGTCAGCTGAAGGTTGAGTCCTCCGATGTCTACCAGATTGTGGACGCACTGCGGCGGAACACAAACCTCAGCTTCGACCTCTCCTGCGAGGCGTTGCGCGTGGTGCTGACCAGCCTGGAGCAGCTTTACAATGGGGCCATCAATCCGTACCTGGAGGCAGTGGCCGTCCATGTCACCGGCAAGGTGGCCACGCCCAAGGAGCTGCTGGGCATCACGCACGACGCCAAGCGGCTGCAGTACCTCTTCGCCCAGCTGGCCGACTGCAAGAACGACACGGAGCAGCGCACCTGGATGCTctacgaggacgaggaggacaTCATCCAGTTCCTCGAGGAGCTCGTCGAGATTCTG ATCAACGCTGATGAGAGCATCAGTTGCTACGAGATGTCCTGCGATCAGTACCAGATGTTCATCAACCTGGTGCAATACTATCAGATGGAGACGCGCTGGTCCATCAAGCGGCTGCTGCTCAAGACCTTCACGGCCGCCTGCCATCTGGACTACATCATTGTGGACATACTGCTGACCTCGGTGCTGCCCCTGGAGATT GTGGAGGACATGAAGACGCACTTCGCCAACCTGGATCGCTTCAAGCAGCTGGTCAAGATGCTGACCATCATCTTCTCCCTTGGGCAGCCCATGCCGGTCAATCATCAGG ACTATTTGGGCGTGCACTTTGCCAGCTTTCTGCTGGAAATTGTCGAGGGAAATAATCCGGAGCTCCTGGTGGACATGGTCATTGCCTTGATATTGGCCTTTAACCAGCAATTCAGCGATCATACCTTCAATGTTATCATCGAGGGCATGCAGAACCTGCCCTCCGCCAAGGTGTTTACGGAGAAGCTGCTGCTACTGCTCAATCGAGAAG ATGATCCCACGCGCTTGCTAAAGCATCCTAACGAGCACATGAACACGGTGCTGCGGATGTTCATCGACATATTCAGCCACTCCGATACGGCGGGCATGTTCTACACGAACGACATCAAGGTGCTGATCGATATAGTGGTTCGCCAGCTATCCGACTTGGACGCCGGCAGCTCG ACGCGACCCTGCTACTTGGAGCTGTGCCGCCGCATCCTACGCAACACGAACTACCAGGAGCACCAACACCGCAAGCACGACCTCATGAAGATCTTCACGCGCATCTTCTGCGAGGAGACCGAGTGCAGTGCCTCCGACCAGCAGTTGGTGCGGGAGATAGCCAACGAGTTCCCGCAGCTGTTCAAGGCCTAA
- the LOC108024018 gene encoding ubiquitin-conjugating enzyme E2 H, with protein MSSPSAGKRRMDNDVIKLIESKHEVTILGGLNEFHVKFFGPTETPYEGGVWKVRVYLPDNYPFKSPSIGFVNKIYHPNIDESSGTVCLDVINQAWTALYDLSNIFESFLPQLLTYPNPVDPLNRDAAALYLHEPEEYHRKVADYVQRYATEDALRAAQQERESSDSESSMSDYSEDEARDMEL; from the coding sequence ATGTCCTCGCCCAGTGCCGGAAAGCGACGCATGGACAACGATGTGATCAAGCTGATCGAGTCGAAGCACGAGGTGACGATCCTGGGAGGCCTGAACGAGTTCCACGTCAAGTTCTTCGGACCCACGGAGACGCCCTACGAGGGCGGCGTGTGGAAGGTGCGCGTCTACCTGCCCGACAACTATCCCTTCAAATCGCCGAGCATCGGTTTTGTGAACAAGATCTACCATCCCAATATTGACGAGTCCTCCGGCACCGTGTGCCTGGATGTGATCAATCAGGCCTGGACGGCGCTGTACGATCTATCGAACATCTTCGAATCGTTCTTGCCGCAACTGCTCACATATCCCAATCCGGTCGATCCGCTCAATCGGGATGCGGCCGCATTGTACCTGCACGAGCCGGAGGAGTACCACCGCAAGGTGGCCGACTATGTGCAGCGGTATGCCACCGAGGATGCGCTGCGGGCGGCGCAGCAGGAGCGGGAGAGCAGCGACAGCGAGTCGAGCATGTCCGACTACAGCGAGGATGAGGCCAGGGACATGGAGTTATAA